One region of Lebetimonas natsushimae genomic DNA includes:
- the ribD gene encoding bifunctional diaminohydroxyphosphoribosylaminopyrimidine deaminase/5-amino-6-(5-phosphoribosylamino)uracil reductase RibD gives MKALSLAIDEAWKYQLLTYPNPAVGCSVIVNNKIFVDAHKKAGEPHAEVNALFKAFSFFHKTPELKTAKEIHEFLIKNHNNFFKDAEIYVTLEPCSHIGKTPSCANLLSILKLKKITIGWLDPIKEHSGGVEILKNAGIEVDVVNDKRCYDLIEPFIKWSKDKFIFFKLAQSLNGVIIGGYISSESSLNWVHQIRDKIDLLVIGGNTVRIDRPTLDSRRINGKAPDVLIYSKNKNFDKSIPLFNVNGRNIFIEDNLDRLNDYNFIMVEGGENLYNELKNLVDWKVFVISPKMFMRNNFKSDDEIEIMHIEKRDDFIVWSK, from the coding sequence ATAAAAGCCTTAAGCCTTGCAATTGATGAAGCCTGGAAATACCAGCTTTTAACCTATCCAAACCCTGCTGTCGGATGCAGTGTAATAGTTAACAATAAAATTTTTGTAGATGCTCATAAAAAAGCAGGTGAGCCTCACGCTGAGGTAAATGCCCTTTTTAAAGCCTTTTCTTTTTTTCATAAGACCCCGGAACTGAAAACTGCAAAAGAAATTCACGAATTTTTAATTAAAAATCATAATAATTTTTTTAAAGATGCTGAAATTTATGTAACTCTTGAGCCCTGCTCTCATATTGGAAAAACCCCATCATGTGCGAATTTACTCTCTATTTTAAAACTAAAAAAAATAACTATTGGATGGCTTGACCCTATTAAGGAGCATAGTGGCGGAGTAGAGATACTTAAAAATGCAGGAATTGAAGTAGATGTTGTAAATGACAAGAGGTGCTATGATTTGATTGAGCCTTTTATCAAATGGAGTAAAGATAAATTTATATTTTTTAAACTGGCTCAAAGTCTAAACGGAGTAATTATCGGGGGATATATAAGCTCTGAATCTTCACTAAACTGGGTGCATCAGATAAGGGATAAAATTGATTTATTAGTAATTGGCGGAAATACCGTAAGGATTGATAGACCCACACTTGATAGCAGACGGATAAATGGAAAAGCCCCGGATGTTTTGATTTATTCAAAAAATAAAAATTTTGATAAAAGTATTCCTCTTTTTAATGTAAATGGAAGAAACATTTTTATTGAGGATAATTTAGATAGACTTAATGATTACAATTTTATAATGGTAGAGGGCGGTGAAAATCTTTATAATGAACTTAAAAATTTAGTGGATTGGAAAGTTTTTGTAATTTCTCCTAAGATGTTTATGCGAAATAACTTTAAAAGTGATGATGAAATTGAAATAATGCATATAGAAAAAAGAGATGATTTTATTGTGTGGAGTAAATGA
- a CDS encoding V0D/AC39 family V-type ATPase subunit — translation MSALKYAYVNALVRSLKTKEISKEKLFECNNLSDLYSLLQTTVYKNFLISPKSDDLLSSLEKYYLNLFFKITKNLNKNEKHLFTLFFFEKNPNIDDLKKAILKISKNDKRDIEKIIKNYIDVLNLITILKYKIIYSLKIEKFFAYLIPYGNKSLQELQEIASSENLYDFSSKLGLNVNDYSLVKKAIFNNYYDSLKQVWYGYPFKLSVPFVFLQIKQKEIKNISSFIIGLKYSLDKQEIEKMVV, via the coding sequence ATGTCTGCATTAAAATATGCATATGTGAATGCTTTAGTAAGGAGTCTTAAAACAAAAGAAATTTCAAAAGAAAAACTTTTTGAGTGTAATAATCTCTCTGATTTGTATTCATTGCTTCAAACAACTGTTTATAAAAATTTTTTAATTTCTCCAAAAAGCGATGATTTATTGAGCTCATTAGAAAAATATTATCTAAATTTATTTTTTAAAATAACAAAAAATCTAAATAAAAATGAAAAACATTTATTTACCCTCTTTTTTTTTGAAAAAAATCCGAATATTGATGATCTAAAAAAAGCCATTTTAAAAATTTCAAAAAATGACAAAAGAGATATAGAAAAAATAATAAAAAATTATATTGATGTTCTTAATTTAATCACTATTCTGAAATATAAAATAATTTATTCTCTTAAAATAGAAAAATTTTTCGCATATCTTATTCCATACGGAAACAAATCATTACAAGAACTTCAAGAAATAGCATCATCAGAAAATTTATACGATTTTTCAAGTAAGCTGGGATTGAATGTTAATGATTATTCTCTGGTTAAAAAAGCGATTTTTAATAATTATTATGATTCTTTAAAACAAGTGTGGTATGGATATCCTTTTAAGCTTTCAGTGCCTTTTGTGTTTTTGCAGATTAAACAAAAAGAGATTAAAAACATTTCTTCGTTTATCATAGGATTAAAATATTCCTTAGATAAACAAGAAATTGAAAAAATGGTTGTGTAA
- a CDS encoding DUF448 domain-containing protein — MENGKHIKIRMCVACRKRDRQDNLYRLQCKNGELVSFSGRGRSFYVCRECINSKKFINYISKLCNLTKNEAKEKLFHFPFYIKEKEFI, encoded by the coding sequence ATGGAAAATGGAAAACATATAAAAATACGTATGTGTGTTGCCTGCAGAAAAAGAGACAGGCAGGATAATTTATACAGATTGCAGTGTAAAAACGGCGAGTTAGTCAGTTTTTCAGGCAGAGGAAGAAGTTTTTATGTATGCAGAGAATGTATAAATTCAAAAAAATTTATTAATTACATTTCTAAATTATGTAATTTAACCAAAAATGAAGCAAAAGAAAAACTTTTCCATTTTCCATTTTATATTAAAGAAAAGGAGTTTATTTGA
- a CDS encoding V-type ATP synthase subunit F, whose product MKIIFLGIKEECIGFSLCGIDTLEVSDFKKDFKEIIKDKDVGLIIIADRYYEIFKENFSHFSKKKAVPSIVFVPSFEKTYLNENIKRYLSNVLGIRL is encoded by the coding sequence ATGAAAATAATTTTTTTAGGAATAAAAGAAGAGTGTATCGGTTTTTCTCTTTGCGGAATAGACACACTGGAAGTTAGCGATTTTAAAAAAGATTTCAAAGAAATAATTAAAGATAAAGATGTCGGTTTAATTATTATTGCAGACAGGTATTATGAAATTTTTAAAGAAAATTTTTCCCACTTTAGCAAGAAAAAAGCCGTGCCCTCTATTGTGTTTGTCCCTTCTTTTGAAAAAACATATTTAAATGAAAATATAAAAAGGTATCTTTCAAATGTTCTTGGAATCAGACTTTAA
- the thrB gene encoding homoserine kinase — MVITVPATSANLGPGFDTLGLALNLRNEIEIIPSEKQEIEIYGENADFLKKLPRNYFVEIFTEHYKYLTDKEPKFKFKFNNKIPLSRGLGSSSAVIIAAITAAYEAAQVPYKKDKIINLALNYEPHPDNITPATLGGFCVAKLRKNRVYFLKKFIPTYLRAVIVIPNRPISTQRSREALKKTYPLKDVVANISSSSMITAAFFSEKFDILKYIVEDKIHQENRMKLVPDLFKVREIALREGALMSTLSGSGSTFFNLAYKDDAYSIYAALKDNFKDFNVKILNFDNLGVKVYN; from the coding sequence ATGGTTATAACAGTTCCTGCTACAAGTGCAAATTTGGGTCCTGGTTTTGATACATTAGGACTTGCATTAAATTTAAGAAATGAAATAGAAATAATCCCTAGTGAAAAACAAGAAATAGAAATTTACGGTGAAAATGCAGATTTTTTAAAAAAACTTCCAAGAAATTATTTTGTTGAAATATTTACCGAGCATTATAAATATTTAACAGACAAGGAACCGAAATTTAAATTTAAATTTAATAATAAAATCCCTCTTTCACGTGGGCTTGGAAGCAGTTCAGCCGTAATAATCGCTGCAATTACGGCCGCTTATGAGGCTGCTCAGGTTCCGTATAAAAAAGATAAAATTATAAATTTGGCTTTAAATTACGAACCGCATCCTGATAATATAACCCCGGCAACGCTTGGCGGTTTTTGTGTTGCAAAACTCAGAAAAAACAGGGTTTATTTTTTAAAGAAATTTATTCCGACTTATCTCAGGGCTGTAATTGTTATACCTAACAGGCCAATTTCAACCCAAAGAAGCAGGGAAGCATTAAAAAAAACATATCCCTTAAAAGATGTAGTTGCCAATATTTCGTCTTCATCTATGATTACAGCAGCGTTTTTTTCCGAAAAATTTGATATTTTAAAATATATAGTTGAAGATAAAATCCATCAGGAAAACAGAATGAAACTGGTACCGGATCTTTTCAAGGTAAGGGAAATTGCCTTAAGAGAAGGTGCTTTAATGTCCACTTTAAGCGGCAGTGGTTCCACATTTTTTAATCTGGCTTATAAAGACGATGCATACAGCATTTATGCAGCGCTTAAAGATAATTTTAAAGATTTTAATGTTAAAATCCTGAATTTTGACAATTTGGGAGTTAAAGTATATAATTAA
- a CDS encoding V-type ATP synthase subunit I translates to MLFPETMYKVTFKIPEDKIDEFLDFLIKKKILHIKKEENRLFKEEFYKIKNLLMIAKKYISISQAPPVNAKKENFTIDEIEKYLMGVSEKFEKYINLKKEILRKEENLDKLNTFLDIVKVDKEFLNSLKFLTFECANLPVEHFEKIKFLMLNYNILSVYEIKNNNVYTVFISPPKKHDKIFEVLKEFSILTINKDLFLLKKEDIEKEKNILTVLEEDIKKEKEKLIKVYSHLKYLYQIYDVKSFLQQKDGFYILEGWIPKSKFEKLPFLISKKVDYTDAPILLNTPKIFKPFELLVKNYSLPKPYEINPTVAFAIVFLFLFGLMFGDIGQGFVLAVLGYFLSKKSLFGNILFLSGISSMIFGVIYGHCFGFEIFHTFSPLENINSLIVISIAAGVFIISLGFFIFMFTNYKKNNLKKLIWGENGIVSFIIYMLLIWIAIKMFVFNVSIKIDLAILFVLAAVFLGHLIYESKKTSESFFEVLIAFLENITNTISFVRAGAFALAHAALFMAIFSIARMLNESGYWIVIVLGNIFIIILEGVVVFIQTLRLEYYEFFKRFYEGGGYEYKPFGS, encoded by the coding sequence ATGCTTTTCCCTGAAACAATGTATAAAGTAACCTTTAAAATTCCCGAAGATAAGATAGATGAATTTTTGGATTTTTTAATTAAAAAAAAGATTTTACATATAAAAAAAGAAGAAAACAGACTTTTCAAAGAAGAATTTTATAAAATAAAAAATTTACTTATGATTGCAAAAAAATATATTTCAATTTCCCAGGCTCCTCCTGTTAATGCAAAAAAAGAAAATTTTACGATTGATGAAATTGAAAAATATTTAATGGGTGTTTCTGAAAAATTTGAAAAATATATAAATTTAAAAAAAGAAATTTTAAGAAAAGAGGAAAACTTAGACAAATTAAACACTTTTTTAGATATTGTAAAAGTAGATAAAGAATTTTTGAATTCTTTGAAATTTTTAACTTTTGAATGTGCAAACCTACCTGTTGAACATTTTGAAAAAATAAAATTTTTAATGTTGAATTACAATATTCTTTCTGTTTATGAAATAAAAAACAACAATGTTTACACTGTATTTATTTCACCGCCTAAAAAACATGATAAAATTTTTGAAGTTTTAAAAGAATTTTCAATTCTTACAATAAATAAAGATTTGTTTTTATTAAAAAAAGAAGACATCGAAAAAGAAAAAAACATATTAACAGTCCTTGAAGAAGATATCAAAAAAGAGAAAGAAAAACTAATAAAAGTTTATTCCCATTTAAAATATTTATATCAGATTTATGATGTAAAAAGTTTTTTACAGCAAAAGGACGGATTTTATATTTTAGAAGGATGGATTCCAAAAAGCAAATTTGAAAAACTTCCTTTTTTAATTTCAAAAAAAGTAGATTATACTGATGCGCCCATTCTTTTAAATACTCCTAAAATTTTTAAACCGTTTGAACTTTTAGTAAAGAATTATTCACTTCCAAAACCTTATGAAATAAATCCGACAGTTGCATTTGCCATTGTTTTTTTGTTTTTGTTCGGTTTAATGTTTGGGGATATAGGGCAGGGGTTTGTTTTGGCAGTTTTGGGTTATTTTTTGTCTAAAAAATCATTATTTGGCAATATTCTTTTTTTAAGCGGAATTTCATCAATGATTTTCGGTGTTATATATGGCCATTGTTTCGGATTTGAAATTTTTCATACATTTTCCCCGTTGGAAAATATAAATTCTCTTATTGTTATCAGTATCGCAGCCGGTGTTTTTATTATTAGTTTGGGTTTTTTTATTTTTATGTTTACCAATTATAAAAAGAATAATTTAAAGAAATTAATTTGGGGTGAAAATGGAATTGTGAGTTTTATAATTTATATGTTGTTAATCTGGATTGCTATAAAAATGTTTGTTTTTAATGTTTCCATAAAAATAGATTTGGCTATACTTTTTGTTTTGGCAGCTGTGTTTTTGGGGCATTTGATTTATGAGAGTAAAAAAACCTCTGAATCATTTTTTGAAGTATTGATTGCTTTTTTGGAAAATATTACAAATACTATTTCTTTTGTAAGGGCCGGTGCTTTTGCCCTTGCTCACGCTGCTTTATTTATGGCTATTTTCAGTATTGCCAGAATGTTAAATGAGAGCGGATATTGGATTGTTATTGTTTTGGGTAATATTTTTATTATAATATTGGAAGGGGTTGTTGTTTTTATTCAAACATTAAGACTTGAGTATTATGAGTTTTTTAAAAGATTTTATGAAGGAGGAGGATATGAATACAAACCGTTTGGGAGTTAA
- the infB gene encoding translation initiation factor IF-2, which produces MKIKVSMVAREMGLKAKEVVELAKELGIEAKVRGEITPLEAAKIQEYFLNKDKKSETKEEKTEIKKEKIETKEIKESKEEKPRRRRKTFNDLVKKTKQGITLVKRKEEKPEVKEKPEIQEVKEEKAPQPTGAKETKKKKEAKKVTKPKKEEKELTINVDLADMDVIEENQVELLDLYFNDISMKDDEIQDKVKTKKTITENKKEEKKAVKSVINRRKKASEGGLTKEGIKKKKKKKKEVKQEIIKVPKEVRVHEFADLIKKSLEEVITALRELGEERDKNDFLGEEYIETLAEEFGVPVEVYDPLAEFDYVKKYDEKCANSENLKERPPIVTIMGHVDHGKTSLLDKIRNSRITAKEAGGITQHIGAYMVEKDGKKITFIDTPGHEAFTEMRARGAQVTDIAIIVVAADDGVMPQTREAIAHAQAAEVPFIIAVNKIDKPDANPDLVKSQLAEMGITPVEWGGEYEFVHVSAKTGEGIDDLLETILMQAEIMELKADPTCPAKAVVIESRIEKGKGPVGTVIVKNGTLKKQDSFVCGITYGRVRLIIDDLGKQKKEVKPGEPAEITGFDEAPIAGDTLVVVESDKLAKETADKWKTFLEEREKSKSTKATLEDLQKMILEGELKKLPVIVKADTQGSVEAIKGSLSKLKNEEVKVDVIHSDVGAITENDVILAKASEPKAIILGFNVRPTSGAKTKAKQEGIEIRTYSIIYDLLDDVKELLSGLMTPKVKEEVTATVEVRETFNVPKVGTVAGCYVQDGVVHRGDFVRVIRDGVVIYDSKLASLKRFKDDVKEVGKGFECGIMIEGFNDIKVGDILETYQKIEEKASFEG; this is translated from the coding sequence TTGAAAATTAAAGTATCAATGGTTGCTAGAGAAATGGGACTTAAAGCAAAAGAAGTGGTTGAACTTGCAAAAGAATTGGGAATCGAAGCAAAAGTAAGAGGAGAGATAACTCCGCTTGAAGCAGCTAAAATTCAGGAATATTTTTTAAATAAAGATAAAAAGAGTGAAACAAAAGAAGAAAAAACAGAAATTAAAAAAGAAAAAATTGAAACTAAAGAAATAAAAGAATCAAAAGAAGAAAAACCAAGACGCAGAAGAAAAACATTTAATGATTTGGTTAAAAAAACAAAACAGGGTATTACGCTTGTAAAAAGAAAAGAGGAAAAACCTGAAGTAAAAGAAAAACCTGAAATTCAGGAAGTAAAAGAAGAAAAAGCGCCACAACCAACAGGAGCAAAAGAAACTAAAAAGAAAAAAGAAGCCAAAAAAGTAACAAAACCTAAAAAAGAGGAAAAAGAATTAACCATTAATGTTGATTTGGCTGATATGGATGTTATTGAAGAAAATCAGGTTGAACTCTTGGATTTATATTTTAATGACATTTCAATGAAAGACGATGAAATTCAAGATAAAGTTAAAACCAAAAAAACAATTACTGAAAATAAAAAAGAAGAGAAAAAAGCCGTTAAATCTGTTATCAATAGAAGAAAAAAAGCAAGTGAAGGCGGCTTGACAAAAGAAGGTATCAAGAAAAAGAAAAAGAAGAAAAAAGAAGTGAAACAAGAAATTATTAAAGTGCCTAAAGAAGTCAGGGTGCATGAATTTGCGGATTTGATTAAGAAATCCCTTGAAGAGGTAATTACAGCGTTAAGGGAACTTGGAGAAGAAAGAGACAAAAATGATTTCCTAGGTGAAGAATATATTGAAACTTTAGCGGAAGAATTTGGAGTACCAGTTGAGGTATACGATCCTCTTGCCGAATTTGATTATGTTAAAAAATATGATGAAAAATGTGCTAATTCAGAGAATCTTAAAGAAAGACCGCCGATTGTTACAATTATGGGGCATGTCGATCATGGTAAAACAAGTCTGCTTGATAAAATAAGAAATTCAAGAATAACAGCGAAAGAAGCGGGAGGTATTACTCAGCATATTGGTGCATATATGGTAGAAAAAGATGGTAAAAAAATTACATTTATTGATACACCAGGACACGAAGCATTTACAGAAATGAGAGCAAGAGGTGCTCAGGTTACCGATATTGCAATTATCGTAGTAGCTGCTGATGATGGTGTTATGCCGCAAACCAGAGAGGCTATTGCACACGCTCAGGCTGCAGAAGTGCCGTTTATTATTGCTGTAAATAAAATTGATAAACCAGATGCAAATCCAGATTTAGTTAAATCTCAATTAGCTGAGATGGGAATTACTCCAGTTGAGTGGGGTGGTGAGTATGAATTTGTTCATGTATCTGCAAAAACAGGTGAGGGAATTGATGATTTGCTTGAGACTATTTTGATGCAGGCTGAAATTATGGAACTAAAAGCCGACCCGACATGTCCTGCGAAAGCAGTAGTGATTGAGAGCAGAATTGAAAAAGGAAAAGGTCCGGTTGGAACTGTAATTGTTAAAAACGGAACACTTAAAAAACAGGACAGTTTTGTATGTGGAATTACATACGGTAGGGTTAGACTTATAATTGACGACCTTGGAAAACAGAAAAAAGAGGTAAAACCAGGAGAACCTGCAGAAATTACAGGATTTGACGAAGCACCTATTGCAGGGGATACGCTTGTAGTGGTTGAAAGTGATAAACTAGCAAAAGAGACAGCGGATAAATGGAAAACATTCCTTGAAGAGAGAGAAAAATCTAAATCAACCAAAGCTACTTTGGAAGACTTGCAAAAAATGATACTTGAAGGTGAACTTAAAAAACTGCCTGTAATAGTAAAAGCTGATACCCAGGGAAGTGTTGAAGCTATTAAAGGAAGTCTCTCTAAACTTAAAAATGAAGAAGTTAAAGTTGATGTAATTCACAGTGATGTCGGGGCTATTACTGAAAATGACGTAATTTTGGCAAAAGCGAGTGAACCTAAAGCCATTATTTTAGGATTTAACGTAAGACCTACAAGCGGAGCTAAAACTAAAGCAAAACAAGAGGGAATTGAAATTAGAACTTATTCAATTATTTATGATTTGCTTGATGATGTGAAAGAACTCTTAAGCGGTCTTATGACTCCTAAAGTAAAAGAAGAAGTTACAGCAACTGTGGAAGTTAGAGAAACATTTAACGTACCAAAAGTAGGAACAGTTGCAGGATGTTATGTACAAGACGGTGTTGTTCACAGGGGAGATTTTGTAAGGGTTATCAGAGACGGTGTTGTAATTTATGATTCAAAACTGGCCTCTCTTAAAAGATTTAAAGATGACGTTAAAGAAGTCGGTAAAGGTTTTGAGTGCGGTATTATGATTGAAGGTTTTAATGATATTAAAGTTGGTGATATACTTGAGACTTATCAAAAAATTGAAGAGAAAGCCTCTTTTGAAGGATAA
- a CDS encoding DnaJ domain-containing protein encodes MDDRVFEIKIGENIEVVIDSRFKIKGFIEFIRLSFNKLEINDNEYKIYYDRENVEKHKILVNAIANMYKKRRNFDEATYKKLILNFKKNCIVKIKKYQLTFDENAIYITIRKISSKEFEILFANPNKKVFDYIKGIFLFDILDIFEDKIIISLNEESKRLVSALISKRSVMGYKVVFRVNKEEFESIKGFSIEGSVKDYLTKIKNALELFGVSNIYEWDKIKKEYRRLAKKYHPDLHRTKPELIRKIYDKKFRRVKESYELLEEYYNNKARG; translated from the coding sequence ATGGATGACAGAGTATTTGAAATAAAGATAGGGGAAAATATTGAAGTTGTTATAGACTCAAGATTTAAAATAAAAGGTTTTATAGAATTTATAAGACTTTCGTTTAATAAACTTGAAATAAACGATAACGAGTATAAAATATATTATGACAGGGAAAATGTAGAAAAACATAAAATACTCGTTAATGCAATTGCCAATATGTATAAAAAAAGAAGAAATTTTGATGAAGCTACTTATAAAAAACTTATATTAAATTTTAAAAAAAACTGTATTGTAAAAATAAAAAAATATCAGCTTACTTTTGATGAAAACGCTATTTATATAACAATTAGAAAAATTTCTTCAAAAGAGTTTGAAATTCTTTTTGCAAATCCCAATAAAAAGGTTTTTGATTATATAAAAGGGATTTTTTTATTTGATATTTTAGATATTTTTGAAGATAAAATAATAATTTCCCTTAATGAAGAGAGTAAAAGATTGGTATCAGCTCTTATTTCTAAACGCTCTGTTATGGGATACAAAGTTGTATTTAGGGTAAATAAGGAAGAATTTGAAAGTATTAAAGGTTTTAGTATTGAAGGTTCTGTAAAAGATTATTTGACAAAAATTAAAAATGCACTTGAGCTTTTTGGAGTAAGTAATATATATGAATGGGATAAAATAAAAAAAGAATACAGGCGTCTTGCAAAAAAATATCATCCGGATTTGCACAGAACAAAACCTGAGCTTATCAGGAAAATATATGATAAGAAATTTAGAAGGGTAAAAGAGAGTTATGAACTTTTGGAGGAATATTATAATAATAAAGCAAGAGGTTGA
- a CDS encoding class I SAM-dependent methyltransferase, translated as MMDVKIYDKLARRYDLATKIVSFGIEELWRWMFIRKIKKFIKNGVMIDVASATGEMSKTGFNKIYFIEPSSEMVKIMVEKFKKDGFIEEKFEVQFQERPYIKLKKGKKEYIIIQNTAENFSIDEKADLITSFMGLRNFDNLQKGMENLTRHLKEGGYFAIVEMVKNDSLIAKLIMWYMNKIVPLIAGIMLGMKEEYKLLGKSIVSLNEENILKNLKGYKILEKQKLIFPVATLIIARKNG; from the coding sequence ATGATGGATGTAAAAATATACGATAAACTTGCCCGCCGTTATGATTTGGCTACAAAAATAGTCAGTTTTGGGATAGAAGAGCTTTGGAGATGGATGTTTATAAGAAAAATAAAAAAGTTTATAAAAAACGGTGTTATGATAGATGTGGCAAGTGCTACAGGTGAGATGTCAAAAACGGGATTTAACAAAATTTACTTTATTGAACCAAGCTCTGAAATGGTAAAAATAATGGTTGAGAAATTTAAAAAAGATGGATTTATTGAAGAAAAATTTGAAGTTCAGTTTCAGGAAAGACCATATATAAAACTAAAAAAAGGTAAAAAAGAATATATAATTATTCAGAATACGGCTGAGAATTTTAGCATTGATGAAAAAGCGGATTTAATTACTTCCTTTATGGGACTTAGAAATTTTGATAATCTGCAAAAAGGAATGGAAAATTTAACCAGGCATTTAAAAGAAGGTGGGTATTTTGCCATTGTTGAAATGGTAAAAAATGATTCGCTAATAGCAAAATTGATTATGTGGTATATGAATAAAATAGTGCCTTTAATTGCGGGAATAATGCTTGGAATGAAAGAGGAATATAAGTTGCTTGGGAAAAGTATAGTTTCACTTAATGAAGAGAATATTTTAAAAAATTTAAAAGGTTATAAAATTTTGGAAAAACAAAAACTTATTTTTCCTGTCGCAACTTTAATAATAGCAAGAAAAAATGGATGA
- the rbfA gene encoding 30S ribosome-binding factor RbfA yields the protein MGKSIKVQRKESLLKEVIPEALSQMNDGRIRGLSVVDVVCSRDGSDAKVYLEKSYLNENEQRQALKQLKQARGYIQNYCLKSTGWFKVPNLSFTFDDLLEQENKMEELFEKIKKEKGE from the coding sequence ATGGGTAAAAGTATTAAAGTCCAAAGAAAAGAATCTTTACTTAAAGAGGTAATTCCGGAGGCTCTTTCCCAAATGAATGATGGAAGAATCAGAGGCTTAAGCGTTGTGGATGTTGTATGCAGTAGGGACGGAAGCGACGCAAAAGTTTATCTTGAAAAAAGTTATCTAAATGAAAACGAACAGCGCCAAGCCCTTAAACAGCTAAAACAGGCAAGGGGTTATATTCAAAATTACTGCTTAAAATCGACAGGGTGGTTTAAAGTGCCAAATCTCTCTTTTACTTTTGATGATTTATTAGAACAGGAAAACAAAATGGAAGAATTGTTTGAAAAAATAAAAAAGGAAAAAGGTGAGTAA
- a CDS encoding ATP synthase subunit C, with protein MNTNRLGVKIILFLLPVLMFADDNAYAYIAAALSVGLSSIAAGIAVGLVGAAAMGTIGEKPEISTKALIFLGLAEGIAIYGLIVSIMILGKI; from the coding sequence ATGAATACAAACCGTTTGGGAGTTAAAATTATTTTGTTTTTGTTGCCTGTTTTAATGTTCGCAGATGATAATGCATATGCATATATCGCCGCTGCACTTTCAGTTGGACTTTCAAGTATTGCCGCAGGTATTGCGGTAGGGCTTGTAGGTGCGGCCGCTATGGGAACAATAGGTGAAAAACCTGAAATTTCAACTAAAGCTTTGATATTTTTAGGTTTGGCTGAAGGTATAGCAATATACGGTCTTATTGTTTCAATTATGATTTTAGGGAAAATATGA